GAAGCTGGGCGTGTATGTTTTGAAAAAACAGCTGAACGAAAAACGGGCGCCCTTTATCGAGGATGTCTTTAATCGCTATCTCGTTGATATGGAACAGGATCTTTCCTTACTATTGCCTACTTTAGATAGACCATTCTCGGCAGCAATACCGGCACTGGTGGTCGGCGCTAAAATGCTGTTCAGCCCGTCTGAAGTAGGGCAGCGGCGTGGAGATCGGAAACTCTATCAAAAAATGCTGATGGGAACTAAGGATGTATTGGCCAATGTGCCTATTGAGGCAATAGGCATTGCGGATGAGAATTATGTGCATAGTGCAGTGGCTGAAGAAGTTCATTTGAGTGCTGAATTTTCTGTGCTACAGGCGGCCCGTATTTCGATGTCCGATATGTTTTATATTAAACCTGTATGTTCCAATAATACCCATTACGCTGGTGGAGCAATTGATCTCGTTCCAATGGAGCTAGCAAATGTGCTTGCTGAAAACATTATATGTGAGCGAAAACAACCTTACAAACGACAAGAAGAAGCGTTGGTACGGGCAGTATTGGGCTTTAGCGGAAATAAACGGTTAGCAGATTTGGAACAACATTTTCCGTATGCACATTGGATAGATACACAGGATGCCGCGAAACAATTAGCTGGGAAATACTGTAAAAAAGGAATTGATTGGCGTAAATTTGAAGTTACGCTTTCTTTCCCGAGAGATCTGGAAGAATTTACTGAAGCGATGGAAGCGCAATGGAACTATGGCTATGAGGTGACATTAAAATCATTGAAATGAAAGTATTTATTGCCGGTGGCACAAGTGGAATAGGCCTTGCTTTGGCCAAGCGCTACCTCGAACAGGGAGCAGAGGTCGCTGTGTGTGGTCGTGATCTGACGAAAATGTCAGCATATTCCTGGACGCATAGCCTTAAAAGTTTTGAAGTAGACGTATGTCAATTAAACAGTCTGCAGGATGCGGTCAGTACATTTTGTGCACATTCATCTTTGGACCTCTTTATCAATTGTACCGGGAGTTACGCAGATGACGTTGCTCAACAGACAAGTTATCAGGATGTGGTTGCCATGCTACAGGTGAATATGATGGGTACGATAAATTGTTTCGAAGCGGCAAGAATGGTTATGCAGGGTCATTCGGAAGGACAGATTGCAATCGTCGCATCGGTATCGGGAACGCTTCATTTTCCAAATTCAAGCCTATATAGTAAGACCAAGCGTGCTGCAATCCAAGTGGCTGATGCATATCGGAGGGCACTCCAGCCGTATGGAATTGCGGTTACTGTTATCGCCCCGGGCTATGTTGATACAGATAAACTGAGAGCGCTCAATAAGCAAGATTTGTCTAAAAAGCCATTTTTAATACCCGTAGACGACGCTGCACAGCGTATAATGGCAGCTATCGAACAGAAGAAGAAGCAAGTAGTGTTTCCGAAGCGTATGAAGTGGCTAATGGCATCGCTGGGACTACTTCCAAATATCGTATTGAATAAAATTATGTCGAGGAAGGCCAAATGGATGAAAAACGACTGAAAAATAGGGGACTGCAATTTGCTGTTTTCCTTTATTGTGCGCTATTTTTCCAGTTGACTTATTCTGCTGCTTCGATCCATGCTGCAAATCAGGTATGGGTATCTTCATTTGCGTTTCCTTTTGAACGCTTTATACCGTTTGTATCTTGGATGATTATTCCCTACATGAGCAGTGGTTTGTTCTTCGCTTTGGTTCCCTTCTGTTGTCCAAGTCGAAAGGAACTCTGGGTTTATACAAAGCGTTTCAGCTTTATTACCATTGTTTCTATTTGTTGTTTTTTTATTTTCCCTTTGCGATTTTCC
The Sphingobacterium multivorum genome window above contains:
- a CDS encoding patatin-like phospholipase family protein; amino-acid sequence: MAYQRAVLFSGGGTRFSLYMGMYAALDELGLKPDLLIASCGGSMAVAVIQAFATHEARKCYLQSEEFYRFFLHHRLTEQRRLVKLGVYVLKKQLNEKRAPFIEDVFNRYLVDMEQDLSLLLPTLDRPFSAAIPALVVGAKMLFSPSEVGQRRGDRKLYQKMLMGTKDVLANVPIEAIGIADENYVHSAVAEEVHLSAEFSVLQAARISMSDMFYIKPVCSNNTHYAGGAIDLVPMELANVLAENIICERKQPYKRQEEALVRAVLGFSGNKRLADLEQHFPYAHWIDTQDAAKQLAGKYCKKGIDWRKFEVTLSFPRDLEEFTEAMEAQWNYGYEVTLKSLK
- a CDS encoding SDR family NAD(P)-dependent oxidoreductase, with product MKVFIAGGTSGIGLALAKRYLEQGAEVAVCGRDLTKMSAYSWTHSLKSFEVDVCQLNSLQDAVSTFCAHSSLDLFINCTGSYADDVAQQTSYQDVVAMLQVNMMGTINCFEAARMVMQGHSEGQIAIVASVSGTLHFPNSSLYSKTKRAAIQVADAYRRALQPYGIAVTVIAPGYVDTDKLRALNKQDLSKKPFLIPVDDAAQRIMAAIEQKKKQVVFPKRMKWLMASLGLLPNIVLNKIMSRKAKWMKND